In one Candidatus Binatia bacterium genomic region, the following are encoded:
- a CDS encoding peroxiredoxin, with protein sequence MAIKEGDSLPGVTLTEMVDGAPTPTALADLTKGKKVVFFAVPGAFTPTCSAKHLPGFVEQAGALKGKGVDEIVCLSVNDVFVMDAWGKAQSAGGKVRMIADGNGELAAAMGLQMDGSKFGMGQRSQRYAMITNDGKVEKLLVEQGPGLDASSAESVLGNL encoded by the coding sequence ATGGCAATCAAAGAAGGCGACTCGCTCCCCGGCGTCACTCTGACCGAAATGGTCGACGGCGCACCCACTCCCACCGCGCTTGCGGACCTGACCAAAGGCAAGAAGGTCGTCTTCTTCGCCGTTCCCGGTGCATTCACCCCGACGTGCTCCGCCAAGCACCTGCCCGGCTTCGTCGAACAGGCCGGCGCGCTCAAGGGTAAGGGCGTGGACGAGATCGTCTGCCTCTCGGTCAACGACGTGTTCGTGATGGACGCCTGGGGCAAAGCCCAGAGCGCTGGCGGCAAGGTCCGCATGATCGCCGACGGCAACGGTGAGCTCGCCGCCGCGATGGGCCTGCAGATGGACGGCAGCAAGTTCGGGATGGGCCAGCGCTCGCAGCGCTACGCCATGATCACGAACGACGGCAAGGTCGAAAAGCTCCTCGTCGAGCAGGGCCCCGGTTTGGACGCGTCCAGCGCCGAATCGGTTCTCGGTAACCTCTAG
- a CDS encoding MBOAT family O-acyltransferase, whose product MVFDSFSFLLFFAVVVAGYQLPLPWAWRKGMLLLFSYVFYAAWNPPFVLLIWISTVIDWFASRGIAGATTIGRRRAFLGLSLATNLGLLGFFKYGGFLLENFVALVQSMGGDFQPAAPNIVLPVGISFYTFQTLSYTIDVYRGQKPWPSFLDFALYVTFFPQLVAGPIVRSGEFLPQCRESRRSSDEDLGWGLSLIVVGLFFKTVLADAMLAPLADTVFADAEKAGFIAAWSGVFAFSGQIYFDFAGYSTIAIGAARCLGFTLPTNFRSPYASLGFSDFWRRWHISLSTWLRDYLYIPLGGNRRVPIRVSMNLLVTMLLGGLWHGASWLFVVWGALHGFYLMVERKIRERYPHWVEPGGLLGRALVTVGTYLLVCFAWVFFRAPDLGSALSMSSTMWTGGAGELALDRVQLELGLAATALMLIGNQLMRERTFAGTAGLLPWWGRSVVLAAMLVAIALSPGNDRAFLYFQF is encoded by the coding sequence GTGGTCTTCGATTCCTTCAGCTTCCTTCTGTTCTTTGCCGTAGTCGTCGCCGGCTACCAGCTCCCTTTGCCGTGGGCGTGGCGGAAGGGGATGCTGCTGCTCTTCAGCTACGTCTTCTACGCTGCCTGGAATCCGCCGTTTGTTCTGCTCATCTGGATCTCGACGGTCATCGACTGGTTCGCGTCGCGGGGTATCGCAGGCGCGACGACGATCGGGCGGCGACGCGCGTTTCTGGGCCTGAGTCTCGCGACGAACCTCGGTCTCCTCGGCTTCTTCAAGTACGGCGGCTTCCTGCTCGAGAATTTCGTTGCGCTCGTCCAGTCGATGGGCGGCGACTTCCAGCCGGCCGCGCCCAACATCGTGCTTCCGGTCGGCATCTCGTTCTACACGTTCCAGACGCTGTCCTACACGATCGACGTGTATCGCGGGCAGAAGCCGTGGCCGTCGTTCCTCGACTTCGCGTTGTACGTGACGTTCTTTCCGCAACTGGTCGCGGGTCCGATTGTTCGTTCGGGAGAGTTCCTTCCGCAGTGTCGCGAATCCCGACGAAGCAGCGACGAGGATCTCGGTTGGGGCTTGTCGCTGATCGTCGTCGGGCTGTTCTTCAAGACCGTCCTGGCCGATGCGATGCTGGCGCCGCTTGCTGATACGGTCTTCGCCGACGCGGAGAAGGCGGGATTCATCGCGGCCTGGTCGGGCGTGTTCGCCTTCTCGGGGCAGATCTACTTCGATTTCGCGGGCTACTCGACGATCGCGATCGGCGCGGCGCGCTGCCTCGGCTTCACGCTCCCGACGAACTTCCGAAGCCCGTACGCGTCTCTCGGCTTTTCGGACTTCTGGCGTCGCTGGCACATCAGTTTGTCGACCTGGTTGCGGGACTATCTCTACATTCCGCTCGGTGGGAACCGGCGGGTTCCGATTCGCGTGTCGATGAATCTTCTAGTGACGATGCTGCTCGGTGGCCTGTGGCATGGGGCGAGCTGGCTCTTCGTCGTGTGGGGAGCGCTGCACGGTTTCTACCTGATGGTCGAGAGGAAGATCCGCGAGCGTTATCCGCACTGGGTCGAGCCCGGTGGACTACTTGGCCGCGCTCTCGTGACGGTCGGGACCTATCTTCTGGTATGCTTCGCTTGGGTCTTCTTCCGCGCGCCTGATCTCGGGAGCGCGCTGTCCATGTCCTCAACGATGTGGACCGGCGGTGCGGGCGAGCTCGCCCTGGATCGCGTCCAACTCGAGCTGGGGCTTGCTGCGACGGCCCTCATGCTCATCGGCAATCAACT